The following proteins come from a genomic window of Sesamum indicum cultivar Zhongzhi No. 13 linkage group LG10, S_indicum_v1.0, whole genome shotgun sequence:
- the LOC105172447 gene encoding galactinol synthase 2, producing MAPEILSANSLNRAASGLAKAGSLPSRAYVTFLAGKGDYVKGVVGLAKGLRKVNTIYPLVVAVLPDVPAEHRRMLVDQGCIVREIEPVYPPENQTQFAMAYYVINYSKLRIWEFVEYSKMVYLDGDIQVYENIDNLFDLPNGYFYAVMDCFCEKTWSHTPQYKIGYCQQSPGRVEWPEELGPKPPLYFNAQMFVFEPSLPTYHDLLSTLKITPPTPFADQDFLNMFFREIYKPIPNVYNLVLAMLWRHPENVKLEEVKVVHYCAAGSKPWRYTGREENMDREDIKMLVDRWWDIYNDHTLDYNPTGITEAGVVHFIAAPSAA from the exons ATGGCTCCTGAAATCTTGAGTGCTAACAGCTTGAATCGGGCCGCCTCCGGTTTGGCCAAGGCCGGCAGCCTGCCCAGCCGCGCTTACGTCACGTTCTTGGCCGGAAAGGGCGACTACGTGAAGGGCGTGGTGGGGCTGGCCAAAGGGTTGAGGAAGGTCAACACTATTTACCCACTCGTGGTGGCGGTGCTGCCTGATGTGCCGGCGGAGCACCGACGCATGCTGGTGGATCAAGGCTGCATAGTCCGTGAGATCGAGCCGGTTTACCCGCCGGAGAACCAGACCCAGTTCGCCATGGCGTATTATGTCATCAACTACTCCAAGCTCCGCATTTGGGAG TTCGTGGAGTACAGCAAGATGGTATACCTGGATGGGGATATCCAGGTTTATGAAAACATAGACAACCTATTCGACTTGCCAAACGGGTATTTCTACGCAGTGATGGACTGTTTCTGCGAGAAGACATGGAGCCACACTCCACAGTACAAAATCGGGTACTGCCAACAGAGTCCGGGTCGGGTCGAATGGCCCGAAGAGTTGGGCCCGAAACCACCTCTCTACTTCAACGCTCAAATGTTTGTGTTCGAGCCCAGTCTCCCCACCTACCATGACCTTCTCTCCACTCTCAAAATCACCCCTCCCACTCCCTTCGCTGACC AGGATTTCTTGAATATGTTCTTTAGAGAGATATACAAGCCAATCCCAAACGTGTACAACTTGGTGCTAGCCATGCTGTGGCGCCACCCTGAGAACGTGAAGCTGGAAGAGGTGAAGGTAGTGCACTACTGTGCGGCGGGGTCCAAGCCCTGGAGGTACACCGGCCGGGAGGAGAACATGGATAGGGAGGACATCAAGATGCTTGTCGACAGGTGGTGGGATATCTACAACGACCACACACTCGATTACAACCCTACAGGCATTACGGAGGCTGGTGTTGTTCATTTTATCGCCGCCCCTTCCGCAGCCTGA
- the LOC105172451 gene encoding ADP-ribosylation factor-like, with the protein MGLSFTKLFSRLFAKKEMRILMVGLDAAGKTTILYKLKLGEIVTTIPTIGFNVETVEYKNISFTVWDVGGQDKIRPLWRHYFQNTQGLIFVVDSNDRDRVVEARDELHRMLNEDELRDAVLLVFANKQDLPNAMNAAEITDKLGLHSLRQRHWYIQSTCATSGEGLYEGLDWLSNNIANKG; encoded by the exons ATGGGTTTGTCTTTCACCAAGCTTTTCAGTCGGCTGTTTGCcaagaaagaaatgagaatTCTTATGGTAGGTCTTGATGCTGCTGGTAAGACAACTATATTATACAAACTCAAGCTGGGAGAAATAGTGACAACAATTCCTACAATCG GATTCAATGTCGAGACAGTGGAATACAAGAACATTAGCTTCACTGTCTGGGATGTTGGGGGTCAAGACAAG ATCCGACCATTGTGGAGGCATTACTTTCAGAACACTCAAGGCCTGATTTTTGTGGTGGATAGTAATGATCGAGACCGTGTTGTTGAGGCTAGGGATGAGTTGCATAGGATGTTAAATGAG GATGAGCTGAGGGATGCAGTGCTACTTGTTTTTGCAAACAAACAAGATCTTCCAAATGCTATGAATGCTGCTGAGATAACTGACAAGCTTGGACTTCACTCTCTCCGCCAACGTCATTG GTACATCCAGAGCACATGTGCTACCTCTGGGGAAGGGCTATATGAGGGGCTGGACTGGCTATCCAACAACATTGCTAACAAG GGATAA